The following proteins are co-located in the [Pasteurella] mairii genome:
- the relA gene encoding GTP pyrophosphokinase, giving the protein MVAVRGSHLLNPKDFVIEKWCAELGLAPQVEQALVSAWHYSQQKVSEFQAKEAVCYISCHLQIGVEMVEILHGLNMDADSLLTAMLYPIVSNNIVDLATIKEDFGANISKLVKGVMEMDNIRQLNVNSANSSQVDNVRRMLLAMVDDFRCVIIKLAERITFLRDAEKYCSEEEKVLAAKECANIYAPLANRLGIGQLKWELEDYCFRYLHPEQYRAIAKLLQERRLDREKYIADFVTELTAYLQENIDQVEVYGRPKHIYSIWRKMQKKHLEFGDLYDVRAVRVIVQKLQDCYSALGIVHTHFKHLPKEFDDYVANPKPNGYQSIHTVVLGQGGKPVEVQIRTQQMHDDAELGVAAHWKYKEGVTGRSGYEEKIAWLRKLLAWQDDITDSGDVMAEMRSQVFDDRVYVFTPKGEVVDLPTGSTPLDFAYAIHSEIGHRCIGAKVAGRIVPFTYQLQMGDQIEVITQKNPNPSRDWLNPNLGFTHTSKARAKIQAWFKKLDRDKNIPAGKELLENEITRLGISLKQVEQYALPRYNMKHLEDLYAGIGGGDVRLNQLVNFLQNKLIKSSAQEADEEILRHVAHKSAVVSQQKNEKKGYVIVEGVGNLMHHIARCCQPIPGDAIMGYITMGRGISIHRTDCEQFLELQKAHPERAVESIWGENYASGFRLSIRIVASDRNGLLRDITTVLANEKISVLGVSSRADTKKQLATINMEIELNNVQMLSKILARLEKLDDVIEAKRL; this is encoded by the coding sequence ATGGTTGCTGTACGCGGATCACATTTGCTAAATCCAAAGGATTTTGTCATTGAAAAATGGTGTGCCGAATTGGGGCTTGCCCCGCAAGTCGAGCAAGCACTGGTTTCGGCATGGCATTATTCGCAGCAAAAAGTCAGTGAGTTTCAGGCTAAAGAGGCGGTGTGCTACATCAGTTGCCATTTGCAAATCGGCGTTGAAATGGTGGAGATTTTGCATGGTTTAAATATGGACGCAGACAGTTTATTAACCGCTATGTTGTATCCGATTGTCAGCAATAATATTGTGGATTTAGCGACGATTAAGGAAGATTTTGGCGCCAATATCAGTAAGTTGGTGAAAGGCGTGATGGAGATGGACAATATTCGTCAACTTAATGTCAATTCTGCCAATAGTTCGCAAGTGGATAATGTGCGTCGAATGTTGTTGGCGATGGTTGACGATTTCCGTTGTGTGATCATCAAGTTGGCGGAGCGGATTACGTTTTTGCGCGATGCGGAAAAATATTGTTCGGAAGAAGAAAAAGTGTTGGCAGCAAAAGAATGTGCCAATATTTATGCGCCTCTTGCCAATCGCTTGGGCATTGGGCAGTTAAAATGGGAATTGGAAGATTATTGCTTCCGTTATTTGCATCCGGAGCAATATCGCGCGATTGCGAAATTGCTGCAAGAGCGTCGTTTGGATCGAGAAAAATATATTGCCGATTTTGTCACCGAATTAACCGCGTATTTACAAGAAAATATTGACCAAGTAGAAGTTTACGGGCGTCCGAAACATATTTACAGTATTTGGCGCAAAATGCAGAAAAAACACTTGGAGTTCGGCGATTTGTATGATGTGCGCGCGGTGCGGGTTATTGTACAAAAACTGCAAGATTGTTATTCTGCGTTGGGCATTGTGCATACGCATTTTAAACATTTACCGAAAGAATTTGATGATTATGTTGCCAATCCGAAACCGAACGGTTATCAATCCATCCATACTGTCGTTTTGGGGCAAGGTGGCAAGCCGGTGGAAGTGCAAATTCGTACGCAACAAATGCATGATGATGCGGAATTGGGCGTGGCGGCGCACTGGAAATATAAAGAAGGGGTGACAGGGCGTTCGGGTTACGAGGAAAAAATTGCGTGGTTGCGTAAATTATTGGCGTGGCAAGATGATATTACCGATTCCGGTGATGTGATGGCGGAGATGCGCAGTCAAGTGTTTGACGATCGGGTTTATGTATTTACGCCGAAAGGGGAAGTGGTAGATTTGCCAACCGGTTCGACACCGCTGGATTTTGCTTATGCGATTCATAGCGAAATCGGGCATCGTTGCATTGGCGCGAAAGTGGCGGGGCGTATTGTTCCTTTTACTTATCAATTGCAAATGGGCGATCAGATTGAAGTGATTACCCAAAAAAATCCGAATCCAAGTCGCGATTGGCTCAATCCCAATTTAGGTTTTACGCACACCAGCAAAGCGCGCGCGAAAATTCAAGCGTGGTTTAAAAAATTGGATCGAGATAAAAATATTCCGGCGGGGAAAGAATTGCTAGAAAATGAGATCACCCGTTTGGGTATTTCCTTGAAGCAAGTGGAGCAATATGCGCTGCCACGTTATAACATGAAACATCTCGAGGATTTATATGCCGGTATTGGTGGCGGTGATGTACGTTTAAATCAATTGGTGAATTTTTTACAAAATAAATTGATTAAATCTTCCGCGCAAGAAGCTGACGAAGAAATTTTGCGCCATGTTGCTCATAAAAGTGCGGTCGTTTCACAGCAAAAAAATGAGAAAAAAGGCTATGTCATTGTTGAAGGCGTTGGAAATTTAATGCACCATATTGCACGCTGTTGTCAGCCAATTCCGGGGGATGCTATCATGGGTTATATCACCATGGGGCGCGGTATTTCTATTCATCGTACCGATTGTGAGCAGTTTTTGGAGCTGCAAAAAGCCCATCCGGAACGCGCGGTGGAGTCCATTTGGGGTGAAAATTACGCTAGTGGATTTCGTTTGAGTATTCGTATCGTGGCAAGTGATCGTAACGGATTGTTGCGCGATATTACTACAGTGCTTGCTAATGAAAAAATCAGCGTGCTGGGCGTTTCCAGTCGTGCGGATACCAAAAAACAATTGGCGACCATTAATATGGAAATTGAGCTGAATAATGTACAGATGTTAAGTAAAATTTTGGCTCGGTTGGAAAAATTAGATGATGTGATTGAGGCGAAACGCCTTTAA
- the rumA gene encoding 23S rRNA (uracil-5-)-methyltransferase RumA → MVLLYTPKKQAKKAPHFEADIVDLDYQGFGVAKVGGKTWFIENALPQERVMVAPVEEKRQFGVGKAQRILRVSALRETPKCPYYQQCGGCQSQHIPLALQRESKQKALFQRLSRLQAAPIDFQPMMVGAQWHYRRRVRLSLRYDPKYRQLAMGFRQKRSADIVNIGRCEVLVSPLNELLEKLTALLAQWSAPKQLGHVELVAADNGVAMLLRYTQNMAEIDRTLLLRFAQAQQLMLFVQDDHEITHVYGEFPYYQLKDGTRLYFDIRDFIQVNAPLNQQMIDTALDWLALSTQDEVLDLFCGMGNFTLPLSKCVKSAVGIEGVSEMVARARQNAEQNHCHNVQFYQSDLEKPFAEQPWAGQHFNKILLDPARGGAAFALSAMMQVQAEKILYVSCNPATLVRDAAILLEAGYLLRKVAMIDMFPNTAHLESISLFEKTR, encoded by the coding sequence ATGGTTTTACTTTATACCCCTAAAAAACAAGCGAAAAAAGCACCGCACTTTGAAGCGGACATTGTGGATTTAGATTATCAGGGTTTTGGCGTGGCGAAAGTGGGCGGCAAAACCTGGTTTATCGAAAATGCCTTGCCACAAGAACGGGTGATGGTGGCGCCGGTGGAAGAAAAACGCCAATTCGGCGTGGGGAAAGCGCAACGGATTTTGCGCGTCAGTGCATTGCGCGAAACGCCTAAATGTCCTTATTATCAACAATGTGGCGGTTGCCAAAGTCAGCATATTCCTTTGGCGTTGCAGCGTGAAAGTAAACAAAAAGCCTTATTCCAGCGCCTAAGTCGTTTGCAGGCGGCGCCGATTGATTTTCAGCCCATGATGGTCGGCGCGCAATGGCATTATCGTCGGCGTGTGCGCTTGAGTTTGCGCTATGATCCGAAATATCGTCAATTGGCGATGGGTTTTCGTCAGAAACGCTCGGCGGATATTGTGAATATCGGTCGTTGCGAAGTGTTAGTATCGCCATTAAATGAATTATTGGAAAAATTGACCGCACTTTTGGCGCAATGGTCAGCGCCGAAACAATTGGGTCATGTGGAATTGGTGGCGGCGGATAATGGCGTGGCGATGTTATTGCGTTATACGCAAAACATGGCGGAAATTGACCGCACTTTATTGCTGCGCTTTGCGCAAGCGCAGCAATTGATGTTATTTGTGCAAGATGACCACGAAATTACGCACGTTTATGGCGAATTTCCCTATTATCAGCTCAAAGATGGAACGCGATTATATTTTGATATTCGCGATTTTATTCAGGTTAATGCGCCGCTTAATCAGCAAATGATCGACACCGCATTGGATTGGTTGGCATTGAGTACGCAAGATGAGGTGTTGGATTTGTTTTGCGGTATGGGAAATTTTACATTGCCATTGAGTAAGTGCGTGAAAAGTGCGGTCGGAATTGAGGGCGTTTCAGAGATGGTGGCACGGGCGCGACAAAATGCGGAACAAAACCATTGCCACAATGTCCAATTTTATCAGAGCGATCTTGAAAAACCCTTCGCCGAACAGCCTTGGGCTGGACAACATTTTAATAAAATCTTGCTCGATCCGGCGCGCGGCGGGGCAGCGTTCGCATTAAGCGCGATGATGCAAGTGCAGGCGGAAAAAATACTTTATGTTTCTTGCAATCCGGCGACATTGGTACGCGATGCCGCAATTTTACTTGAGGCAGGTTATCTTTTGCGCAAAGTGGCGATGATTGATATGTTCCCGAATACGGCGCATTTGGAATCCATCAGCTTATTTGAAAAAACACGGTAG
- the recO gene encoding DNA repair protein RecO — translation MLHRRAYSETSLLVELFTEETGRLTVIAKGARTKRSSLKSVLQPFTPLLLHWSGKGGLKTLSKAEPASIALPLQPKALYSGFYINELLVRLLEPETAYASLFQDYLQCLTDLASAPHLLESSLRTFEFRLLRTLGYGIDFCHCAGSGQPVDADMTYRYREEKGFIASLIRDNLTFYGRELLAFDRLDFADPEVLQAAKRFSRIALKRYLGNKPLKSRELFTQNILYLK, via the coding sequence GTGTTACATCGACGAGCTTATAGCGAAACCAGTTTGTTAGTGGAGTTATTCACGGAAGAAACGGGGCGGCTGACGGTTATTGCCAAAGGGGCAAGAACCAAGCGTTCGTCGTTGAAAAGTGTATTGCAACCGTTTACGCCGCTGTTGTTGCATTGGTCGGGAAAAGGCGGGTTAAAAACCTTGTCCAAAGCCGAACCGGCGTCCATTGCGTTGCCTCTCCAACCGAAAGCATTGTACAGCGGTTTTTACATCAATGAATTATTGGTTCGCCTGTTGGAGCCGGAAACAGCCTACGCCTCCTTGTTTCAAGATTATTTGCAATGTTTAACCGATTTAGCCAGCGCGCCGCATTTGCTCGAATCCAGTTTAAGAACTTTTGAATTTCGTTTGCTGCGAACCTTAGGTTACGGTATTGATTTTTGTCATTGCGCCGGTTCCGGGCAGCCAGTCGATGCCGATATGACCTATCGTTATCGAGAAGAAAAAGGTTTTATTGCCTCCCTAATTCGCGATAATTTGACCTTTTATGGGCGTGAATTATTGGCATTTGATCGTTTGGATTTTGCCGATCCGGAGGTATTGCAAGCGGCGAAACGCTTTAGCCGCATAGCCTTAAAACGCTATTTGGGCAATAAGCCTTTGAAAAGCCGCGAATTATTTACGCAAAATATTTTATATTTGAAATAA
- the yeeE_2 gene encoding putative inner membrane protein, whose protein sequence is MILTGLLTGILLGFVMQRGRFCITGAFRDLYVTKSNKMFIALLIAISIQSIGFFALKEVGVLAVEPAEKLAFFAVLIGAFLFGIGIVLAGGCATGTWYRAGEGLIGSWVALATYMLLSTMMRTGPLGEFNQALRAENIEHTTIYGSFGISPWWLVGLLSAVTLCYVFKQLSKPKTKLATLKPKKTGLAHILFEKRWDPFVTAILVGLIALAAWPLSIATGRDFGLGITGPSANIMQYLVTGDDKFLNWGVFLVLGIFCGSFIAAKGSNEFRFRVPDVTTMLRSAVGGVLMGIGATLAGGCSIGNGLVETAFFSWQGWLSLPVMIVGTWVAAYFTIIRPQQFRLRLAQAQ, encoded by the coding sequence ATGATTTTAACTGGATTACTTACCGGAATTTTGCTCGGTTTTGTGATGCAACGCGGTCGCTTTTGTATCACCGGCGCATTCCGTGATCTGTATGTCACTAAAAGCAACAAAATGTTCATTGCCTTATTGATCGCTATCAGTATTCAATCCATTGGCTTTTTTGCCTTAAAAGAAGTAGGCGTGTTAGCGGTTGAACCAGCAGAAAAATTAGCCTTTTTCGCTGTATTAATTGGCGCCTTTTTATTCGGTATCGGTATTGTTCTCGCCGGCGGTTGCGCCACAGGAACTTGGTATCGCGCCGGCGAAGGCTTGATCGGCAGCTGGGTTGCCTTGGCAACCTATATGCTTTTAAGCACCATGATGCGCACCGGTCCGTTAGGCGAATTTAATCAAGCGTTACGTGCGGAAAATATTGAACATACCACCATTTACGGAAGTTTCGGTATTTCGCCTTGGTGGTTAGTCGGCTTATTAAGTGCGGTGACTTTATGCTATGTTTTCAAACAGTTATCCAAACCAAAAACCAAACTTGCCACCTTAAAACCGAAAAAAACCGGCTTGGCGCATATTTTATTTGAAAAACGTTGGGATCCTTTCGTCACCGCTATTTTAGTCGGCCTAATCGCCCTTGCTGCTTGGCCATTGAGTATCGCCACTGGTCGCGATTTCGGTTTGGGCATTACGGGTCCATCCGCCAATATCATGCAATATTTGGTCACCGGCGACGACAAATTCCTTAACTGGGGTGTGTTCTTAGTATTAGGTATTTTCTGCGGCTCCTTTATCGCCGCCAAAGGCAGCAACGAATTCCGCTTCCGTGTGCCGGATGTAACTACCATGCTACGCAGCGCTGTAGGCGGTGTGTTAATGGGCATCGGCGCGACATTAGCCGGCGGCTGTTCTATCGGTAATGGATTGGTGGAAACTGCGTTCTTCTCTTGGCAAGGTTGGTTATCCTTACCGGTTATGATCGTCGGCACTTGGGTCGCTGCCTATTTCACCATTATTCGTCCGCAACAATTCCGTTTGCGTTTAGCGCAAGCTCAGTAG
- the yedF gene encoding Uncharacterized conserved protein: protein MIVKLETAGLVCPFPLVEAKQAMAQLHKGDGLEIEFDCTQATEAIPNWAAEKGYEVTNFEQIDDAKWTITVIK from the coding sequence ATGATCGTTAAATTAGAAACTGCGGGTTTAGTCTGCCCATTCCCATTAGTGGAAGCCAAACAAGCAATGGCGCAATTACATAAAGGTGACGGATTAGAAATCGAATTCGACTGCACCCAAGCCACCGAAGCCATTCCAAACTGGGCAGCAGAAAAGGGTTATGAAGTAACCAATTTTGAACAAATTGATGACGCTAAATGGACCATCACCGTTATTAAATAA
- a CDS encoding ISXO2-like transposase domain codes for MNYTENAKTILALNHQFVKQGSDIMCNENPADKSLDFHYTCWSVNHDLYYSVKGINNNLAESFNARFRDLHRGLHHKCYNKYALHYANQAEFMSDNCQKSNGNLFSDILKRCLWVLLL; via the coding sequence ATGAACTATACTGAAAATGCCAAAACAATTTTGGCTTTAAACCATCAATTCGTGAAACAAGGCAGTGATATTATGTGTAATGAAAATCCAGCTGATAAAAGTTTGGATTTTCATTACACTTGTTGGAGTGTTAATCATGATCTATATTACAGTGTAAAAGGCATCAACAACAATCTCGCTGAATCTTTTAATGCTCGTTTTCGAGATTTACATCGCGGCCTACATCACAAATGCTACAATAAATATGCCCTACATTATGCCAACCAAGCAGAGTTTATGTCAGATAACTGCCAAAAATCTAATGGAAACCTATTTAGTGATATTCTCAAACGTTGCTTATGGGTATTGCTATTATGA
- a CDS encoding Transposase and inactivated derivatives, producing the protein MCTRHSKLDSNYKNRSPEFSGWGKHCKHTFSITSGTIFADRKLPIQTYLFAIALFVNAVKGISVCQRSRDLNVQYKTSFTLAYKIRERLIVRSGLFPLSGSKIHIDGTYAHSAPRLKNKKADRVDKLLKENANPNKHAILIMRECYAEQETLSNPQLVGAKRTITFPILSENTETVKKLANAYIESNSHIHTNENSAYDELIVDYDLRCVNHQKEYRSDEGVTNNLAKNYFSRFKRKCYGKVHKMSNIYLDNYANEIAYREYACKLDNFNDIISK; encoded by the coding sequence GTGTGTACAAGACACTCAAAGCTAGACTCCAACTATAAAAATCGCTCACCTGAATTTTCAGGTTGGGGCAAACATTGCAAGCATACTTTTAGTATTACATCAGGAACGATTTTTGCTGACCGCAAATTACCAATTCAGACCTATTTATTTGCTATAGCGTTATTTGTGAATGCAGTAAAGGGGATTTCTGTTTGCCAACGTTCTCGTGATTTGAATGTACAGTATAAAACGTCTTTTACCCTTGCGTATAAAATCCGTGAAAGGCTGATTGTACGGAGTGGACTTTTTCCTTTATCAGGCAGCAAAATTCATATTGATGGTACTTATGCGCATTCCGCTCCACGCCTCAAAAATAAAAAAGCAGACCGAGTAGATAAACTTTTAAAAGAAAATGCCAACCCAAATAAACATGCTATATTGATTATGCGTGAATGTTACGCTGAACAGGAAACTTTATCTAATCCGCAGTTAGTCGGAGCAAAGAGAACCATCACTTTCCCTATTCTTTCAGAGAACACCGAAACCGTGAAGAAATTAGCTAATGCGTATATTGAGTCAAATAGCCATATTCATACCAATGAAAACAGTGCTTATGATGAATTGATAGTGGATTACGACTTACGATGCGTGAACCATCAAAAAGAATATCGTAGCGATGAAGGTGTTACCAATAACCTTGCAAAAAATTACTTTAGTCGCTTTAAACGTAAGTGCTACGGAAAAGTTCATAAAATGAGCAATATCTACCTTGATAACTACGCAAACGAAATTGCATATCGGGAATATGCCTGCAAACTGGATAATTTTAACGATATAATCAGCAAATAA
- the ftsH_2 gene encoding ATPase, whose protein sequence is MANVINEMFIDIVNDALTGKKDSLLMRLKVIAKKLKKELPDLAKELESLISTSNTNSIARGQSLTPQFSPVDADTRQKLLIEVYPVIMDTVPIWSEKVNTQLNRFIAEWEMKEFLHKGGLHPSISLLISGPPGVGKTLSAKWIAHKLDMPLLTLDLASVMSSYLGKTGNNIKAVLNYASSFPCVLLLDEFDSIAKKRDDATDVGELKRLVTVILQAIDEWPKQSVLIAATNHSELLDPAVWRRFDSIIDFELPNQELIKKYLISKDISNNLSDYISTKLHDVSYAIIERSINQARKNSIIEKKPFSATLINELLGDNVLLENVIEMMLSTNISQRRIAQDLGISRSQIQKFVKEQGLQK, encoded by the coding sequence ATGGCTAATGTGATAAATGAAATGTTTATTGATATAGTAAATGATGCTCTTACCGGAAAAAAAGATAGTCTTTTGATGAGGTTGAAAGTAATAGCCAAAAAGCTAAAGAAAGAACTACCTGACTTAGCAAAGGAGTTGGAATCTTTAATTTCCACTTCAAACACTAATTCTATCGCAAGAGGGCAATCATTAACACCTCAATTTTCTCCTGTTGACGCCGATACTAGACAAAAATTACTAATTGAAGTATATCCGGTAATTATGGATACAGTTCCTATATGGTCAGAAAAAGTAAACACTCAGTTAAATCGCTTTATAGCTGAGTGGGAAATGAAAGAATTCTTACATAAAGGCGGGCTACATCCATCTATATCTCTGCTCATAAGTGGGCCGCCAGGGGTAGGTAAGACATTATCTGCCAAATGGATTGCTCATAAACTTGATATGCCCCTCCTAACTTTAGATCTTGCCAGTGTAATGAGTAGTTATCTAGGTAAAACAGGCAATAATATTAAAGCCGTACTCAATTATGCTTCATCTTTTCCATGTGTATTATTACTTGATGAGTTTGATTCAATAGCTAAAAAGAGAGACGATGCAACTGATGTAGGTGAATTAAAAAGATTAGTAACCGTTATTCTCCAAGCTATTGACGAATGGCCTAAGCAATCTGTCCTAATAGCAGCAACTAATCATTCAGAGCTTCTAGATCCTGCCGTTTGGCGGCGGTTTGATAGTATTATTGATTTTGAGCTTCCAAATCAAGAGCTAATTAAAAAGTATTTGATATCTAAAGATATTAGTAATAATTTGTCAGATTATATATCAACTAAATTACATGATGTTTCTTATGCCATAATAGAAAGATCCATCAATCAAGCTAGAAAAAATTCTATCATAGAAAAAAAACCTTTCAGTGCAACATTAATTAATGAATTATTAGGTGATAATGTTTTACTGGAAAATGTTATTGAAATGATGTTATCAACAAATATTTCTCAACGAAGAATTGCACAAGACTTAGGAATTTCAAGATCTCAAATACAAAAATTTGTGAAAGAACAAGGATTACAAAAATGA
- a CDS encoding peptidase S8/S53 subtilisin kexin sedolisin, with product MNNKNMLLGYGETLTSPVILNTGGGLKNKPYTYEENKPVIVDQLNKVISEINNTLPLAMPEGKAVVKFVLHPAFLAKSYFPVKLLNKFSLQSIGSKAVSIKPRKDIKRKGRREEYTTACIYVSGKKENFQDFLDTLNEDKLNKSLKDDFITLENISTLTTSDKIKNFDNDEVVAVEIALHTPNPSSGIVDAFEVFAQQNGVFLDKERSIRVKGLTFIPAKASKNMALKLAEFSFLRTLRELPLLRVNDPVILRSSTNSTTLSLPLEGAINPDLKVAIFDGGLGINNFAPWVKEYMWSNGNTSAQLLSHGQDVTSTILFGIVNNNTKKLSVPYCNIDHYRVLDSNINNTDIDLFDVLIRIKTVLEQTKYDYINLSLGPRLPIDDDDVHVWTSTLEEILAKSGALCTVAVGNDGHLPESLNRIQPPSDLVNGLSVGAASSLSDDWKRCLYSCIGPGRSPGYIKPDGVAFGGDDEEPFQTYSPMTNGIVNTAGTSFAAPLVLRQAIALSTSLQYNITPLTAKALLVHHAEPKDFPRHEIGWGRFPNDINDIIYCSDDEVKVIYQGILKPSQYMRALIPIPNIPIRGSVTLRATFCFSTSVDPEHSLNYTRRGLGVIMRKSIDDTPKLTFPFFNQKSIYMDESEQRDAHKWENTIRSEHKFKANELTTPCFDIIYYGRDCGMPVHINELEDLPYVLVVTLSAEEMPELYNLIRQRYQTLQPIRVQQQVVLQHT from the coding sequence ATGAATAATAAAAATATGCTTCTTGGTTATGGAGAAACGCTTACTAGCCCAGTAATATTAAATACAGGCGGAGGACTTAAAAATAAGCCGTATACATATGAAGAAAACAAGCCTGTTATTGTAGATCAGCTAAATAAAGTCATTTCTGAAATTAACAACACACTACCGCTTGCAATGCCAGAGGGAAAAGCAGTAGTAAAATTCGTTCTTCATCCGGCTTTTTTAGCTAAAAGTTATTTTCCAGTTAAGCTATTAAATAAATTTTCTCTTCAAAGTATAGGTAGTAAGGCCGTTAGTATTAAACCTAGAAAAGATATCAAAAGGAAAGGGAGGAGAGAAGAATATACAACCGCCTGTATTTATGTGTCCGGTAAAAAAGAAAATTTTCAGGACTTTCTTGATACATTAAATGAAGACAAACTAAATAAAAGCTTAAAAGATGATTTTATTACGTTAGAAAATATATCTACATTAACTACCTCAGATAAAATAAAAAATTTTGATAATGATGAGGTTGTAGCTGTTGAAATCGCTTTACATACCCCCAATCCCTCTTCAGGGATTGTTGATGCTTTTGAGGTATTTGCACAACAAAATGGTGTTTTTTTAGATAAAGAAAGAAGCATAAGAGTAAAAGGATTAACATTCATACCGGCTAAGGCCAGTAAGAATATGGCATTGAAACTTGCAGAATTCTCTTTTCTCCGGACCTTAAGAGAATTACCCCTGTTACGGGTTAATGATCCTGTGATATTACGTTCATCTACCAATAGCACCACTCTTAGCCTTCCCTTAGAAGGAGCTATAAATCCTGATTTAAAAGTCGCAATATTTGATGGAGGACTAGGAATTAATAATTTTGCTCCTTGGGTTAAAGAATATATGTGGAGTAATGGTAATACTAGTGCGCAATTACTTTCTCATGGGCAAGATGTCACATCCACTATCCTTTTTGGTATTGTGAATAATAATACTAAAAAGCTTAGTGTACCTTATTGTAATATAGATCATTATAGAGTATTAGACTCGAATATTAATAATACTGATATAGATTTATTTGATGTTCTTATCCGTATAAAAACGGTATTAGAACAAACAAAATATGATTATATAAACCTAAGTTTAGGTCCAAGACTCCCGATTGACGACGATGATGTTCATGTATGGACTTCGACCCTTGAAGAAATTCTTGCTAAAAGCGGAGCGCTTTGCACCGTCGCCGTTGGTAATGACGGACATTTGCCTGAATCACTGAACCGAATTCAACCGCCTTCGGATTTGGTTAATGGATTATCTGTTGGTGCGGCAAGCTCTTTATCAGATGATTGGAAAAGATGTTTATATAGCTGCATTGGCCCTGGTAGAAGCCCCGGGTATATAAAACCAGATGGTGTTGCTTTTGGAGGAGATGATGAAGAACCATTTCAAACATATAGTCCGATGACTAACGGAATTGTAAACACTGCTGGTACTAGTTTTGCTGCCCCATTAGTATTACGGCAGGCAATAGCCTTAAGTACATCCTTACAATATAACATCACGCCGTTAACAGCTAAAGCTCTTCTCGTACACCATGCAGAACCTAAAGATTTTCCGCGTCATGAAATTGGATGGGGGCGTTTTCCTAATGATATTAATGACATTATCTATTGTAGTGATGATGAAGTAAAAGTTATTTATCAAGGAATACTCAAACCATCACAATATATGAGAGCCTTAATTCCAATTCCAAACATACCTATACGAGGAAGTGTAACATTAAGGGCAACATTCTGTTTCTCAACTTCAGTAGATCCAGAACATTCTCTTAATTATACAAGAAGAGGGCTTGGTGTTATTATGCGAAAAAGTATTGATGATACTCCAAAACTTACATTTCCATTTTTTAATCAGAAAAGTATTTATATGGATGAAAGTGAACAACGTGATGCACATAAGTGGGAAAATACAATAAGAAGTGAACACAAGTTTAAGGCTAACGAGCTAACAACCCCATGTTTTGACATAATTTATTATGGAAGAGATTGCGGCATGCCAGTTCATATAAATGAACTAGAGGATTTACCTTACGTTTTGGTTGTAACATTATCTGCAGAAGAAATGCCTGAGCTATATAACCTGATAAGACAGAGATATCAAACACTCCAACCAATTCGGGTGCAACAACAAGTTGTATTACAACACACTTAA
- a CDS encoding IS200 transposase — MASKSNDDSSLSHTKWNCKYHIVFIPKYRRKAIYGKLRVDIGGILRQLCDYKNVEIIETHTMKDHIHMLLKIPPKLAVSSFMGYLKSKSSLMIFERHANLKYKYGNRNFWAKGYYVSTVGLNTKVVEGYIRNQEKEDMVQEYEGVSHRVIVRLSLFSHAP; from the coding sequence ATGGCAAGTAAATCCAATGATGATTCAAGTTTATCACACACAAAATGGAACTGTAAGTATCATATTGTGTTTATTCCGAAATATCGAAGAAAGGCAATTTATGGAAAATTGCGAGTTGATATAGGAGGGATATTAAGGCAATTATGCGACTACAAAAATGTAGAAATCATAGAAACTCATACAATGAAAGATCATATTCATATGCTGTTAAAGATACCGCCGAAATTGGCAGTGTCGAGTTTTATGGGATATCTGAAAAGTAAATCTTCATTGATGATATTCGAACGACATGCGAATTTAAAATACAAATACGGAAATAGAAACTTTTGGGCAAAAGGTTACTATGTAAGTACAGTAGGTTTAAATACAAAAGTGGTTGAAGGATACATTAGGAATCAAGAAAAAGAAGATATGGTTCAGGAATATGAAGGGGTAAGCCATAGAGTCATTGTGCGGTTGTCGCTCTTTTCACATGCCCCTTGA